Proteins encoded together in one Kingella oralis window:
- the gloA gene encoding lactoylglutathione lyase: protein MRLLHTMLRVGNLDKSLAFYTEVLNMKLLRRKDYPDGRFTLAFVGYGEECDTTVLELTHNWDTPSYDLGAGYGHIAIEVDNAAAACDAVRAKGGKVIREAAPMKHGTTVIAFVEDPDGYKIEFIEKGTGADTYKGA, encoded by the coding sequence ATTACTACACACCATGCTGCGCGTGGGCAATTTGGATAAATCTTTGGCGTTTTACACCGAAGTGCTGAACATGAAACTGTTGCGCCGCAAAGACTACCCCGACGGGCGTTTCACGCTGGCGTTTGTGGGCTACGGCGAAGAATGCGACACCACCGTGCTGGAACTCACCCACAACTGGGACACGCCGTCCTACGACTTGGGCGCGGGCTACGGACACATCGCCATAGAAGTGGACAACGCCGCCGCAGCCTGCGATGCCGTGCGCGCCAAAGGCGGCAAAGTCATCCGCGAAGCCGCGCCGATGAAACACGGCACCACGGTTATCGCGTTTGTGGAAGACCCAGACGGCTACAAAATTGAATTTATTGAAAAAGGCACGGGCGCAGATACCTACAAAGGCGCGTAA